TTTGCAATTCCGGTTACAAGATTCGTAGCTCCCGGACCACTTGTAGCAATAACAACTCCTGTTTTCCCTGTAACCCTTGCATACCCGTCAGCTGCATGGCTTGCACCCTGTTCATGTGCAGTGATAATATGATCTATTCGATCTGAACATTTATACAATTCATCGTAGATATCTAAAACCGCTCCTCCGGGAAACCCAAAGACCGTGGTTACTCCATGTCGGATTAATTCTTCTACTAGAATCCGTGCTCCCTTAGTTATCATAATACTCCTCCTTATATAAAAAAGACCTTACAGCGTTAGCCGTAAGGTCCGGATAGAATAATCCTATACCCCTAAATCAGCGCAACGCCAATAAGCATTATCTTTAATAATGATAATGCTAATCACGACGATGATTAGGGTTACACTGGTTAGAGTTGTCATTTTTATTATCTCCTTAAATTTGAATATATATTGTAATTTATCATATAATTATTTACTTGTCAACTTAATTTCGAATCTTTTTATTGCTTTCATATATTCATATGCTATTGACTTTGTGGATAAAACCAAAAAAGTAAATTAGTAAATACATCTGTATCAGTAAAACCTATTTTAGATCTCCCTTCCACTTGCTTATGGAACCTAGATGATAGACATTTGAATAGCCTTCCTTAAGCAAAGCCTTCTCAAAAGCAAGGGCTCGACTACCGGATCTGCAGTATACAATAATAGGAGCATCTTTTTTACCCGGAAGTTTAGGATCCGGAATAGGACTACCTACAGGGATATTTATGCTCCCGGGAATATGCCCTGATTTATACTCACTTTGTGTCCTAACATCTACAATAGTCGCTCCAGAATTATAAAGAGCCTTCGCCGTATCTCCATCAATCGATTTGATATTTTTAGGTCTCATAGCTTTATATACTATGTATCCAATAATTATCAACGCCAGCAAAACAAAACCATATTTCATTATTGCACCTTCTCTCTACTTTAAAATAAACTTTAGATTTTAATAATAATACCCATTCTTGAGCCAATTAATCATTTTTGTTATGGATTTAATATATAACTTTAGCTATTTAATTGTTTGAATTGAATGGGTTTTACGATGGAGTTGGATAGTTGTGGGATAGTTGTGAGTTTTAAATACATAGGTAGTTGTCGATTGTGAGGATTGGTCTTAGAGAGCCTCCATCTTTTGGCAGTCGAATTCATGCCAATCACTTAGTTCTTGGGAATTCTTTGCATGAAACCTACCAGAATTTCGAAATGCATCTCAATTGGTTAGGTTTTTAAGGGAGGTGGGTTTGTGAATCAAACTCGGAGGGAGAGAAATATAAATAGCGACATCTTCTCGTCTCAACATTAAAAATCTTACTTCTGTCCTATCATAAAAAAGTACAAACGTGGAAGTATGGGGATAGTTTTCAGTCTGACAGTAGTTAGTCGTGAGTTTAAATATAGCAGTAGAATTCTGCGAATTCTTTTGATTGTATGTCTCTCCCTCAGTCAGCGGAGCTGACAGCTCCCTCGTCAGATGGAGCCAGTAAAACGAATTCTACTGCCAAAAGATGGAGAAATAATAAAAGCGACATTCCCACGTCGCTACATTAAAAATCTAATTTCTAACATTATATTTCAAATATCCAATTTAAAACATAAAAAAACACCCTCGTTATCGAGGATGCTTCTTAAATGGTGCGGGAAAGAGGACTTGAACCCCCACGTCAATGACACTAGATCCTAAGTCTAGCGCGTCTGCCAATTCCGCCATTCCCGCATGTATGGGGTGGATGATGGGATTCGAACCCACGACCTCCAGAGCCACAATCTGGCGCCCTAACCAACTAGGCCACACCCACCATACTATTTGCTGCTGCGATTATTGATTATATCAAATAGTTTTGGTCCTGTCAAATAATTTTAGTAAATTATTTTAACATAAGTTTTATATAGGTTTAACCCGTGGTTACATTAATATTATATACATTTTTACGAATGAGTCAAGTATTTTTTTTAATTTGGGAATATTAATAAGCTATGCTATAATCAGTTAATAACATCATGAGTAAACGTATTAAAGTAATAGAAAGTTATGAGGCTTCGGATATGGAATTTGGAAATCATATTTTAAAACCAAAAATGAATATTTCAGAGATTTTGGCCATCCTAGGTTATGCTTCGGATAAGGATGACTCCTATTTAAATGAGATTGAATCTACATACGAGTCCGTATATGACAGGGCGAATATAAAGTATGTTTACAGACAGTTTCCATTTGACTCCGGCGAGCTATCCATACCGGGACTAAATTTTGATTATCCTGATTTTAGGGAATTATTTAAAGATTGTAATGCTTGTATTTTAATTGCACTTACTCTTGGACTTAGCATAGATGAGTATATAAGAAAGACTCAGATTTTGGACTTGGCGGGTGCTCTCATTGTAGATGCATGTGCAAGTTCTATGATTGAATCTGTTGCAGATGAAGTTTACTCAAAGCTTAGATCCGAGTATTTGA
The sequence above is a segment of the Peptoniphilaceae bacterium AMB_02 genome. Coding sequences within it:
- a CDS encoding rhodanese-like domain-containing protein, translated to MKYGFVLLALIIIGYIVYKAMRPKNIKSIDGDTAKALYNSGATIVDVRTQSEYKSGHIPGSINIPVGSPIPDPKLPGKKDAPIIVYCRSGSRALAFEKALLKEGYSNVYHLGSISKWKGDLK
- a CDS encoding vitamin B12 dependent-methionine synthase activation domain-containing protein yields the protein MSKRIKVIESYEASDMEFGNHILKPKMNISEILAILGYASDKDDSYLNEIESTYESVYDRANIKYVYRQFPFDSGELSIPGLNFDYPDFRELFKDCNACILIALTLGLSIDEYIRKTQILDLAGALIVDACASSMIESVADEVYSKLRSEYLISNIHFTERFSPGYGEVPIEINRPISQLLNTERRIGLKVADSGLMLPRKSIIAVWGLCDEPSKYTYDRCSDCRLRFECKLKESGEYCARKK